The Spirochaetota bacterium genome contains the following window.
CCCCGCGTATATGGAAATGGGCGATCTCAAGCTCTTTCTCCGCATGCTCCGTAAAAGCCTCCCGGTACGCGACGAGGTATATACGATCAGCAAAAAACCGAAAAAGCCGGGGGAGTGATGGAACGGATAGTGATCGTCCTTCTTGCATTGGCCGTCTCGGCCTGCGTCGCTCCCGGAAAAGCGGTGATCGACAAGAACGATACACCGCTCACGCTCTCGGAGAAAGCACTCGACTACTTCAACAATAAGGAATACGGTGTTGCGATCGGGTACTACCAGGCCATCATCGATAATTTCAAGAAGGACCAGTTCGAGAAGGAGATAGCCTGGGCGTACTACGAGATCGGCTTCTGCTACTACACCATGGGCGACAATGAGAAGGCGCTCAAGTATCTCTCGATAGTCCTCAACGATTCGTCGGTACAGGCGCCGCGGGTGCTCGCCGAAAAGATCAAGCAAAAGATATCTGCGCAGATGAATACAGGCCCGAAATAACCACCGGGGGCGGAGATGGGCAACATACAAAAGGGCGTATTTTCCCGGTTCACCCGAAGCTTCGTGCTCCTCATCGTCATCGTATA
Protein-coding sequences here:
- a CDS encoding tetratricopeptide repeat protein gives rise to the protein MERIVIVLLALAVSACVAPGKAVIDKNDTPLTLSEKALDYFNNKEYGVAIGYYQAIIDNFKKDQFEKEIAWAYYEIGFCYYTMGDNEKALKYLSIVLNDSSVQAPRVLAEKIKQKISAQMNTGPK